In Spinacia oleracea cultivar Varoflay chromosome 5, BTI_SOV_V1, whole genome shotgun sequence, a single window of DNA contains:
- the LOC110782069 gene encoding protein transport protein Sec61 subunit alpha-like has translation MGESVKQFIPEVQKADKKAPFCVKLIWSVIAWLVVGLCIQIPVYGIHSTVWADPFPWMSVILPVSIRRIFLYFVIVFPLVMSKLVMHLLVWFDTIQLDINVEEDRELWDRGQKLLGMAIAAFVAVAYVLCGMYGSIGELGDGNTLLKMFLLYMGGTIVIFREDFEKSYGLQSNEIAATANLVVK, from the exons ATGGGAGAATCGGTGAAACAGTTTATTCCTGAGGTACAAAAGGCAGATAAGAAGGCACCCTTTTGTGTAAAGTTGATCTGGTCTGTTATTGCGTGGTTAGTAGTTGGGTTGTGCATTCAGATTCCAGTATATGGAATTCACTCCACGGTGTGGGCTGATCCGTTCCCTTGGATGTCTGTCATCCTTCCTGTTTCCATTCGTAGAATCTTCCTGTATTTTGTAATTGTCTTCCCCCTCGTCATGTCTAAGTTGGTGATGCATCTATTGGTTTGGTTTGACACTATTCAACTTGACATAAATGTCGAAGAGGACCGTGAACTTTG GGATCGTGGACAGAAGTTGTTGGGAATGGCGATAGCGGCTTTTGTGGCTGTAGCATATGTTCTTTGTGGGATGTATGGAAGTATTGGCGAGCTCGGTGATGGCAACACTCTTCTTAAAATGTTTCTATTGTACATGGGTGGAACCATTGTCATCTTCCGAGAAGACTTTGAAAAGAGTTACGGTCTACAATCTAATGAAATCGCCGCAACCGCGAACTTGGTGGTCAAATAA